A genome region from Rhizobium favelukesii includes the following:
- a CDS encoding aldo/keto reductase, with product MQKRKLGTSGLEVSALGLGCMGMTGVYEAAGDTSEMIKLLRDAFDRGITHFDTAEAYGPFANESLLGEGLQPIRDQITIATKFGFDIDLETGARTGGTNSRPEHIKAVADAALNRLKTDRIDLFYQHRVDLNVPIEDVAGAVKDLIAQGKVKHFGLSEAGVQTIRRGHAVQPVTAVQSEYSLFWREPEKELLPVLEELGIGFVPFSPLGAGFLTGKIDESTKFEEGDFRNMVPRFSTEARKANLELVSVIKAVAERKRATPAQVALAWLLAQKPWIVPIPGTTKLHRLEENIGGAELPMTAHDLAEIDREASKVDIQGERLPEAVLKMTGH from the coding sequence ATGCAGAAGCGTAAACTTGGAACTTCCGGCCTGGAAGTATCGGCCCTCGGCCTCGGATGCATGGGAATGACCGGGGTGTATGAAGCAGCCGGCGACACGAGCGAGATGATCAAGCTGCTCCGCGATGCCTTTGACAGGGGGATCACGCACTTCGACACGGCCGAAGCCTACGGACCGTTCGCGAACGAGTCGTTGCTCGGCGAGGGCCTGCAGCCCATTCGCGACCAGATCACGATCGCGACTAAGTTCGGCTTTGACATCGATTTGGAGACTGGAGCGCGCACCGGTGGCACCAACAGCCGCCCGGAGCACATCAAGGCCGTGGCGGATGCCGCGTTAAACCGTCTGAAGACCGATCGCATCGACCTCTTCTATCAGCACCGCGTCGATCTGAACGTGCCGATCGAGGACGTAGCAGGCGCCGTGAAGGATCTGATCGCGCAAGGCAAGGTCAAGCACTTCGGCCTGTCGGAAGCCGGCGTCCAGACCATCCGCCGTGGTCATGCTGTCCAGCCCGTCACCGCGGTCCAAAGCGAGTACTCGCTGTTCTGGCGCGAGCCGGAGAAGGAGCTCCTGCCGGTGCTCGAGGAGCTCGGGATCGGCTTCGTGCCGTTCAGCCCGCTTGGCGCTGGCTTTCTGACTGGCAAGATCGACGAGAGCACCAAGTTCGAAGAGGGCGACTTCCGCAATATGGTGCCGCGTTTCTCGACCGAGGCCCGCAAGGCGAACCTTGAGCTCGTGTCGGTTATCAAGGCGGTCGCGGAACGGAAGCGGGCGACCCCTGCCCAGGTCGCCCTTGCATGGCTGCTGGCGCAAAAGCCGTGGATCGTTCCTATCCCTGGCACCACGAAGCTACATCGTCTTGAGGAAAACATCGGCGGCGCGGAACTCCCAATGACGGCCCATGATCTCGCCGAGATCGACCGCGAGGCGTCGAAGGTCGACATCCAGGGTGAGCGGCTTCCTGAGGCTGTTCTCAAGATGACCGGCCACTAG